The following coding sequences are from one Rutidosis leptorrhynchoides isolate AG116_Rl617_1_P2 chromosome 11, CSIRO_AGI_Rlap_v1, whole genome shotgun sequence window:
- the LOC139876505 gene encoding homocysteine S-methyltransferase 2-like, which yields MSTVTGNTLMSDFLQKSGGVAVIDGGLATELERYGADLNDPLWSAKCLVNSTHLIRQVHLDYLEAGADIIITASYQATIQGFEAKGYSSKDGETMLRRSVEIAIEARDAYYQRCIDSSSEYTGDGRIFKHRPILVAASVGSYGAYLADGSEYSGDYGDAMNLEFLKDFHRRRVQVLAESGADLIAFETVPNKLEAQAFAELLDEGINIPAWFAFNSKDGVNVVSGDSLAECTAVADSCNKVVAVGINCTPPRYISGLISTIKEVTTKPILIYPNSGESYNAQIKQWVKNSGVRDEDFVSYVNTWCEMGASLIGGCCRTTPDTIRAIHKILPSRSAAFIPLVEKNLKTESGRVMIKTT from the exons ATGAGCACTGTCACCGGAAATACATTAATGTCCGATTTCCTCCAAAAGTCCGGCGGTGTTGCCGTTATAGACGGCGGACTTGCGACGGAGCTTGAACGTTACGGTGCTGACCTTAACGATCCGTTATGGAGTGCTAAATGTCTTGTTAACTCTACTCACCTTATTCGTCAG GTACATCTCGATTATCTAGAAGCTGGTGCAGATATAATAATCACAGCATCTTATCAG GCAACAATTCAGGGGTTTGAGGCTAAAGGATATTCATCAAAAGATGGTGAAACCATGCTTAGAAGAAGTGTTGAAATTGCCATTGAAGCAAGGGATGCTTATTATCAAAGATGCATTGACTCTTCAAGTGAGTATACTGGTGATGGTAGAATATTTAAGCATCGTCCTATTTTGGTTGCTGCGTCTGTAGGGAGTTATGGAGCTTATTTGGCTGATGGTTCTGAGTACAG TGGGGACTATGGTGATGCAATGAATTTGGAATTTTTGAAGGATTTTCATCGAAGAAGAGTACAAGTTTTAGCTGAATCTGGGGCTGATCTGATTGCATTTGAAACAGTGCCAAATAAGCTAGAAGCGCAG GCTTTTGCTGAGCTTCTTGACGAAGGCATAAATATTCCGGCATGGTTTGCGTTCAATTCGAAAGACGGTGTAAATGTGGTTAGTGGTGATTCATTGGCCGAATGTACTGCAGTTGCTGACTCATGCAATAAAGTTGTTGCTGTAGGAATCAACTGTACTCCTCCTAGATATATTAGTGGGTTGATTTCGACGATTAAAGAA GTGACAACTAAACCGATACTTATATATCCGAATAGTGGTGAAAGCTATAATGCTCAAATAAAGCAGTGGGTG AAAAACAGTGGAGTTCGAGATGAAGATTTTGTATCGTATGTTAACACATGGTGCGAGATGGGTGCGTCACTTATCGGAGGCTGTTGTAGAACTACTCCCGACACCATTAGAGCCATTCATAAAATACTTCCCAGCAGATCTGCTGCTTTTATACCTCTTGTTGAAAAAAATCTTAAAACTGAATCTGGACGTGTTATGATTAAAACCACATAG